GAGAGTGCCAAGAATCCGTTTATTTCTTTCGGTAGCATTCAAGAGAGTTTCTTCGTGAATATTGAAGTCATCCATCGTGATGCTAAATTTGGCGGCGGATGCAACAGATCCAAGAATTGTCAGAATAATAAAGAGGCAGTTTTTCATTCATCAAGAGTAGATCATGAAGACCGCGAGGGCAAAAAAGAAAAAGGCCTACATGGAGGGGGTCCGTAGGCCTTTTTAAGAGAAAAAAAGAAAAGTCTCAGCCCGCGGAGGGGATGGGGCTGAGACCCAATGATCAAGAGGCTATTATCTAACCTCGCTGATACCGAACACAAAGAAGACGACCGATTTGTTCCCAGAACCGAAACCAGGGAGGGGGTCCACAGTTTCAAGCTCGAAGTTGGGAGCAAGCTGATGTTCAAGTTCAATACCGCTAATCATAACTTTGAAACCAACATAAGGTGTTAGATCCATTTGTGACTTCAATACGAAGAATGTTTGCTGATCTTCCATCGCCAACACAAGCGACCCATCAGCCAAAGCCACGATTTCACCAACGTGTGTTTTGAAGTTGTAGTTTTGAAGTTCCGCTGCTGTTTGCTCTTCGCCTTGGAAATTGCTAGGAAGAACTCCTGCACGAGCGACTGCTGAAATCGCTAAAACAACCAAGATGTAGACTGCAATCAAAGCGTTACGAATCACTGACGTACTCCCCAAAATAACAACTAACGGTTTCTATTAAAGCAAAGCCTGTGCCAGTTTGAGACACTGCTCAAAACCGTGTAAATTCGATTTGAGGCACGAATTTAGAAAGTACCACACTCAATTCGGAACCAGGGGTAATTCCATAATGGGTCGGAGGTTCTATTCTGGAACCATTTTCTTAGACCAAAGCACAGGATAAGAAAGCTAGCCTCCGAGGCCATAGTCCTTTGTCAAAAAGCTCAGTATTATTAGGTGTCTATGTCACGTATTCAGGTCACTTGGGTTGTTAAAACGCGGAATGGTCAGGTTAAAGGACCGTATTCCACAGAAGCCATTCTTCGCATGATTGGTGAGGGGGTCTTTTCTGGTCAAGAGATGATCTCTAAACTTCCCGATGGCCAGTGGTCTCTTATTTCCAAAGAACCTGCCTTTTACGACAAGCTTCTTGAAGCTCTTGAAGGTGTCGTCGATGTTGATCCAAAAAAAGCGCAGAAGATGGAAGCAGAGACTGTCATCATACAGCCTCCCCGTGCACAAAAACAAAATCCACCGCCGCCGCAAGCTCCGAACCCCGAGAGCTTCGCAAATTTGCGTGTAGAAAAACCGAAACAAAAAGTCGACGTTTACGATACACCAGCGTATGTGCCGCCGGCGAAGGTTCCTTTTCAAAGCGTCACCTCGAACGATAAAAAATCGGACTCTGTCATTGAGCTTTCTAATTTGAAAAACATGGAGAAAGGCGAGATCGCCAAATCTCTAAAAATGCCGGCAATTATTCTCGCCGTTGCGATTGTGATCGGCGTGTTTTTGCTGTGGGACTCCGGTCCGGCCGATGGTTCTAAAATTCATTTGCTGGCCCCGGGAAAATCAGGCGCGACGCTGAACGATCAACAGGTAAAAGAAAAACTCAACGAAGCATTGTTCGCAATGGAGCAGGATACGTTTGAGTCTTATATCCAAGCGCAAAACAAACTCGTTTCCATTGTCGAAGGCGCGCCGATGAATATCGAAGTGCGTGCGCTTTTGTGTGTGGTATACAAAGAGCTTTGGCCTTTTGCTGTTCAAGATGCACAAGACGTTAAGACGATTGCGACGGCAACTCAGCAAACGCGGGCATTGAATGTTATTAGCCCTTTCGGTCAAGTGTGCGAGGCCGTGAAGCTCATGACCACGGGCCGTTACAAAGAAGCGAAAGGTGTTGTTGAGACAACTCTGGAAAGCAATGAACCTTTTTCTTTGCTTCCCGTTTTGTACGACTTCAAGGCGGAGCTTCTGGTTGGGGAAAGAGATTTCAACAACGCTTCTCCTTACTATGAAAAAGCCGTGCAACTTTGGGAAAAGTGGCTTCATCCGCAAGTTTCTTTGGCTAAAGTTTATTTGGAACAAGGTGAGTTCACTTCCGCTGCGGGAGTTTTAAAAAACGTCATTTCTAAAAATGCGAAACACAAAGAAGCTAAGATTCTGCTGGGGATTATCGAGTATCGCGGTTTTAAGAAAACGGACTCGGCCTATAGTTACCTCAGCACGGCCCTGGAGTCCAAGGGTCGCCTTAGCCAACTTGTGGAAGCTGATGGATACGCCATCCTTGCAGAGATTTATGTTCTGCGCGGAGAAAAAAGTCGTGCATTAGACGCTGCTCAAAAAGGTTTCTCTTTGAACCCGAATAACAACGAGATCCGTCAGCTTGTTGTTCGTTTGGGCGGTTCGGATAAGATCAAAGGTGAAAAAGGTCAGAACAACGAGCTTCTTTACCTCGGGGATCAGTATGTGCGCCAAGGCGACTTTTTGGCAGCACAGGCAGAGTTCAAAGCTGCTTTTGAAGTCGATCCTAAAAACGGAACGGCGGCCATGAAGGCGGCGAAATGTTTGTGGCAGTTGAATCAAAGTTTCGAAGCTATCGAGTGGCTGAATAAAGCAATTAAAGCAGAGCCGAAGTTAGTTTCCGCTTACGTTTTGCAAGCTGATTACATGTCACAGCGTTTTGATTTTGTGGGAGCTCTTCAGGTTCTTACGAATGCCACAAGAATCGCACCGAACAACTATGAAGTTTTGCGCGGTCTTGCAATGCTCGAATTCCGAAAGAATAACATGGTGGGCACCATCAACTATGCCATGCGTGCGGCGAAAGTTTATGACGGGGATATCGA
This region of Bdellovibrio sp. 22V genomic DNA includes:
- a CDS encoding tetratricopeptide repeat protein translates to MSRIQVTWVVKTRNGQVKGPYSTEAILRMIGEGVFSGQEMISKLPDGQWSLISKEPAFYDKLLEALEGVVDVDPKKAQKMEAETVIIQPPRAQKQNPPPPQAPNPESFANLRVEKPKQKVDVYDTPAYVPPAKVPFQSVTSNDKKSDSVIELSNLKNMEKGEIAKSLKMPAIILAVAIVIGVFLLWDSGPADGSKIHLLAPGKSGATLNDQQVKEKLNEALFAMEQDTFESYIQAQNKLVSIVEGAPMNIEVRALLCVVYKELWPFAVQDAQDVKTIATATQQTRALNVISPFGQVCEAVKLMTTGRYKEAKGVVETTLESNEPFSLLPVLYDFKAELLVGERDFNNASPYYEKAVQLWEKWLHPQVSLAKVYLEQGEFTSAAGVLKNVISKNAKHKEAKILLGIIEYRGFKKTDSAYSYLSTALESKGRLSQLVEADGYAILAEIYVLRGEKSRALDAAQKGFSLNPNNNEIRQLVVRLGGSDKIKGEKGQNNELLYLGDQYVRQGDFLAAQAEFKAAFEVDPKNGTAAMKAAKCLWQLNQSFEAIEWLNKAIKAEPKLVSAYVLQADYMSQRFDFVGALQVLTNATRIAPNNYEVLRGLAMLEFRKNNMVGTINYAMRAAKVYDGDIETFILLSKANGLLARSIMPINKKEIERKENAAKDAIRYATKAVEIDATNPEAQITYAKMLAQTNGVDSGINYLNELIKRFSYTLDYRIALAEVYKSEDRYSQAKEIYEKVVEADPKSKKGWLGLGESEKALGLNDKALKAFLSAAVLDPTDGEALFQAGKLYLETSRFEEAIQQFKRVQRLNGNYPRTYYYIGKAAFSSGDFATALEASKSEKKLNPNVADSYILAAEVYTARKQYAECAAEYSHAMKLRPQGADIYVKSATCYRQSGSLDVAEDMLALAAARESGFAEIYREQGAIYELKGDTRSAAQAYNKYLGLSPNALDRAEIENKILRLGN